The Acropora muricata isolate sample 2 chromosome 5, ASM3666990v1, whole genome shotgun sequence genome includes a window with the following:
- the LOC136917100 gene encoding uncharacterized protein, whose product MNGFSPNRRNHLTFVILLKLYFVYLSEGHFSFLRDPFALKPEKIERGRKEENWGPNEETVFNSLLDSFDEPKHKKARVATSPYFKEKALVANVPDDIERALEKHIEGMEPNFRSATFQQLWFELRQPLTNTLRPRKLEEMLSELHKCELGDKLHPYELPTDIDSIQRDLAICKIGEILEKKVPSSQRRCSHIWTLLKNPLTGCFKVARLSSLMDELTQCFPRFELAGIKYQVPSKMSEVKRDVVICKVDEILNESRSYTDEM is encoded by the exons ATGAATGGCTTTAGTCCCAATAGACGGAATCATTTAACGTTTgttattcttttgaaattataCTTTGTGTATCTAAGCGAaggacatttttcttttcttcgagATCCTTTCGCCTTGAAACCGGAGAAAATCGAAAGAGGACGCAAAGAG GAAAACTGGGGACCAAATGAAGAGACAGTCTTCAACTCCTTGCTGGATTCATTCGATGAACCAAAACACAAGAAGGCAAGAGTTGCAACATCACCGTATTTTAAAGAGAAAGCCCTTGTTGCAAATGTTCCTGATGACATTGAAAGAGCTCTTGAGAAACACATCGAGGGAATGGAGCCGAATTTCAGATCGGCAACGTTTCAACAACTCTGGTTTGAGCTTCGACAACCGCTGACCAACACATTGAGGCCGCGAAAACTTGAGGAAATGTTGAGTGAACTTCACAAATGCGAGCTTGGAGACAAGCTACATCCTTACGAACTTCCAACTGACATAGATTCTATACAAAGAGACTTAGCGATTTGCAAAATTGGGgaaattttggaaaagaaaGTTCCATCAAGTCAAAGACGTTGCTCTCATATTTGGACTCTCCTGAAAAATCCGCTGACTGGATGTTTCAAAGTCGCAAGGCTATCTTCACTGATGGATGAATTGACGCAATGTTTCCCTCGTTTTGAATTGGCGGGAATAAAATACCAAGTACCCAGTAAAATGTCGGAAGTGAAAAGAGACGTGGTTATTTGCAAAGTAGATGAGATACTGAATGAATCACGAAGCTATACAGATGAGAtgtaa
- the LOC136917428 gene encoding NPC intracellular cholesterol transporter 2-like yields MAKLVSFIIIAYLLIISTEETLSREVPFTKCASPFGQLSSVDVTPCDSDPCVFESGTNETIAVTFTPNEVVSKGDIHLYVSKWAIRKKLPLKNPHLCEGYGLKCPLKKDLPVKLSITGQIPQGAPSGTYEVEAELVDQNGGTVVCGIITVEIA; encoded by the coding sequence ATGGCAAAGCTTGTGTCCTTCATAATCATCGCATACTTGCTGATCATTTCAACTGAGGAAACTCTTTCGAGGGAAGTTCCATTTACGAAGTGTGCCTCACCATTTGGTCAGCTCAGTTCCGTGGACGTGACTCCATGCGACAGTGATCCTTGTGTGTTCGAATCAGGTACCAACGAAACAATTGCTGTAACTTTTACACCAAACGAAGTTGTATCTAAAGGAGACATACATCTTTACGTCTCAAAATGGGCCATACGGAAAAAATTGCCCTTAAAGAATCCACATCTTTGTGAAGGTTATGGATTGAAGTGTCCACTGAAGAAGGACCTCCCTGTAAAGCTTTCAATTACAGGGCAGATTCCCCAAGGAGCGCCATCAGGTACTTACGAGGTGGAAGCGGAATTAGTCGATCAGAATGGCGGAACAGTCGTTTGTGGCATCATTACCGTGGAAATCGCTTGA